In one Desulfuromonas sp. genomic region, the following are encoded:
- a CDS encoding two-component system response regulator codes for MSKRIMTVDDSATIRQMLSFTLKDAGYDVIEAVDGQDACDKLKDNPVSMVITDLNMPQKDGIELIREVRKDPANRFVPIIMLTTESQEKKKQEGKAAGASGWIVKPFSPEQLLAVVKMVLV; via the coding sequence ACAGTCGATGATTCGGCGACAATCCGCCAGATGCTCAGTTTTACGCTGAAAGATGCCGGGTACGATGTGATTGAGGCTGTTGACGGTCAGGACGCCTGCGACAAGCTGAAGGATAATCCTGTCAGCATGGTTATCACTGACCTGAACATGCCGCAAAAAGACGGCATTGAGCTGATTCGTGAGGTCCGCAAGGATCCGGCAAACCGCTTCGTTCCGATTATTATGCTGACGACCGAATCTCAGGAGAAGAAGAAACAGGAGGGCAAGGCTGCCGGTGCTTCCGGCTGGATTGTCAAGCCGTTCAGCCCTGAACAGCTACTCGCTGTTGTCAAGATGGTGCTGGTATGA